From the Musa acuminata AAA Group cultivar baxijiao chromosome BXJ3-1, Cavendish_Baxijiao_AAA, whole genome shotgun sequence genome, the window GAGGGCGAGGAGGCGTAGCCGGTGGCGAAGCGATCTCGGTGACTCCATTTAGATCCCTGggcttagggttagggtttggggCCGGCCAGTGACAGAAGGGAGGAGGGGCTGGAGGCCGTCGTGCCAGTTTTGCGGAGATCAGATACAAGTGtacatatatagagagagagagggagagagagaagggtGTTTATGATGAACCGCGGGGCAGCCTAAGCGGAACGCTCATTTCCGTTCGATACTCCTACATTAAATGTACTCTGACTTTTAGACAAGGTttgataaagaaaaaagaaaagggggCGGGGGGAGTATATTTggtattataatttattataataattaagtAAAAGCTATTTAatccaaagaaaaataaaagaactatGATTTTAGCTCTATTTGCAACAACATCAAGTGGAATACAAGGGAGAAATATAGCATATTATAactaagagaaagaaagaaacatgaaatgaacttaaaaagtcaACAAAATGGTGAGCTTTGACATTTCTCTATCATTGGATGATGAACGTTAAAATCATGAAAACAGTTGACTAGAAACAAAAAGCGATTAGTGATCATATATGATCGATTATATCTAAGATCGATCCTTGATTGGAGTTGCAAAGATGGTGATGATGCAGAGCATGAATTGAGTCCTCCTTatagggagaaagagagagagaagagaaggaggaggaaacCTTTGACCGTTCATCAATAAGAAAGGATCATCATCCCAACTCGATATGCTCAAGTTGACTAAATCAACATTGGAAGGTGAAAGTGAAGGGGAACAAAGAGAAGAGAACTAGTTattttgtatgtatgtatatatataaaaggtcaaataatatatatgtatatgtataaaaggtcaaataatatataatagaaaacTAATTCAAATATCATACATGAATCTTAAGATAACACGcagatgaaaaatattttcttgcgataaaatatatataaaaaaatatgtcCTAAAATCATATACTTATATAATTCTCGCACACCATatctatgaaaataattttcttaatatacagattataaaaatattactATCTATCCGATGACGATACATTTGAATTTTGTTTAATATATATTGCTTGATGTATCCTAATTTAAGAACTAATAAGGATGTGAGATTACATTATAATAATAACATAAGACTCTCTTTTGAAGATGATCATATACATGTTGATTGTGAATAAGATTCAAGACCTCAAAATTTGTAATTCCTAATGCTTTATCTTCATGTGGGTTGCATTTATGGAGCATATAATATATGAATTACAATGAATATTCTGTACAAGAAAATTCAACATACTCTTTGTATTTCAAGATTAAGCAAATTAATTGGTTAgattgatttaaaaataatagaactaataaaaaagaaaaaatactcattttaaaaacaaaaaaaagtataataaaaaagaaaaggaagatttaatAAGATGCAATTGACCATACAATTAATTGCCAAAAGATAATGCGGCACAATATTAAGACAATTAATGGCATCCCATTGCCAACTGACATGATAAAACTGGAACACCCATTCAACTCATCAACCACAAGAACAGATGTGCACTGCACTTATCTCATCCCTCAAGAATAACAACAGGCGCAATAACACCACAAAAGGAAAGAGAAAACATGCAAGAGCAAAGCTTAGAGCAAAAGCACCCCAACAAAAgccattttttgaattttctaaaTCCAATCACCGAAGGAAACttaacacatacatacatacatatatacataggcATCGAATCGCTTCAATGTACCGTAAGACAAACAATGTACCGTAAGGCAAAACACCTAATAGTAGAGCACATTTTGCGTTGATTTGTTTGTTGTGTTAAGGAAGCGAAAATCGGAACACGCATCAATAACACCAAAAGAGAAAACATTCAAGAGTAAAGCTTAGAGCAAAAGCAACAAAAGCCATTTTTAATATCGAATCGCTTAGATGTGCCATAAGGCAAAATACCCAATAGAATAGCATTTTTGAGTCGATTTGTTTGTTTTAGATCAATTCCCTTTGGcatctaaaacaaaaaaaaactttgttTTCCGTCCTATTATATTAGGCAAAACACCTAATATAAACCTTGATATAAAAGTATCTAGAACTATATCAAAAGTTTAGACAGAACTAGAAAATGTTTTGTTAGGATATGGGATGCAGGTGtaaacataaaaattataattatattattatataaatattttaatattaaaaattaaaatcaaatattgatagaataaatttataatatgtaCATTTCGATTTAGTTCAAAAATTCTTTATCTGGTTCATAAACACATCGTCATAAGATCCAAAAGCTATAGTAATATTAACCTATAAGAAGAATTAGACTCAAGTTTTCTCGTTTCTTCTCATTTTTCGTACAACCACTTTGAGCAATAGATTAATGACTAAGAAAAATGAGAGAATATTTATAATCTTTCAGTAACATTATGTGACTTGAGGAGATAATTGAAATATCTACGACCTTTTAATAATAACATATATTATGTTGAATCCATAACATATCAtgtctatttataagcgagataaataattaggagaatTCCTCCCATCTAGATTATCTTCTAAGGAATACTGTTTTAATTGGACTTCATTTTTATTAGTCGATAACTATAATGAAAATtcaatcatatccataatatattttacaTAATTAAATAGGGTCATAGAATTTAACATTCTCCTATTTGGCATATTAATTAGTAAGATACAAACAGTCTAAAAtcaaaataactaaaataaaatttatttaaaaataaatttatccaagtaaattatgaaaatttgaaaattatttataaacatatgaatttaaaaaataagtgaataagtccaataaatataataatactagatTAAATTTGACTAGAATAGCAATTGTATACTATCAATATTATAATTCCTTATACTACAACACTATTAATCTTTTctaatataatctaaaatgacCCCTATTATTTatcttatcaaaatatttataatacatatcTCATTTAGAAAGTCTTTGTTTGATTTACAATTATACCGTTATCATATCTAAAAGCTATAGTAATATTAATTTAAAGGAGAACTAGACTCGTTTTCTCTTCTCTTCCAATTCAAGACCACTTTTAAGTGATGGATTAAGAACTAAGGAAGATGagagaatatttataatatttcagTAATATCACGTGACTAAGAGAGATGAGAGAATATATATAATTTCTCAATAACATTATATACCGTGTTTAATTCCGAGAGGTTCTATTTATTTATCAACGAGAGTATAAagtctagaataaataattaaaaaaaatctataaaaaaCATCTCCTAaagaattatattttaattaaactttttttattaattaataatcataatcatataaTTTAACAATTGACTTTACTTGAAACTGACTCTTAGTTGGACCATGCTCTATCCAATAAATCCTAAAACATCCCATTTGTAAAAGAAGTATCTTTTAACTACGttactaaaaaaaaatatataataccaAATAGGTTCCTTTTTTTAATCAAACCACGTCCAAGTCGATATGCATTTAACTTAACAGTATGGATCACATATGATGGTTATTTTAAATTGTATCGGTCGTTATCTCAATATATCGCCATAAGTCGCTTACGCTGCCCCGCGGTTCATCATAAACACCCTCCTACGTGTATATATCACGACTCGCTGAAACTTGGCATGACCGCCACCCCTCTCGCCGGTCTCCCGCCCCACCGCCCATTTCGTATTTGGCCGGCCCCAAACCCTAGCCCAAACCAAGCCCCGGGGATCTCAATGGAGTCGTCGAGATCCCTCCTCCACCTGCTACGCCTTTTCGGTCGCGCCCTCCTTTCACTCCTCCGTCACCTCGCTGCCCCCTGGCGACTGCTCTCCTTAGTCACCTTGCACGAGTTCTTCCTCCACCTCACCTTCCTCTTCTGTGGCCTTCGCCCCGTCACGCTTCACCTCGACGAAGCCTGCGTCCATCTCTGGGCGCCCGCCCccacccgccgccgccgcctcaacAGGCACGCCCTCGTCCTCGTTCACGGCTTCGGCGGCAACTCCAAGTGGCAGTGGAACCATCAAATCGGGGCCCTCTCCCGCTCCTTCGACCTCTACATCCCCGACTTGGTCTTCTTCGGGAGCTCCCGATCCGCCGGTCCCGACCGGTCCGTGGGCTTCCAGGCGTCGTGCATCGCCGAGGCAATGCGGAGGCTCGGCGTCGCCCGGTACTCCGTGGTGGGGATCAGCTACGGTGGTTTTGTGGCGTTCCGGATGGCGGAGGGGCCGGCGGCAGGGGCCGTGCAGCGGGTGGCGATCCTCGCGTCCGGGGTCTGCGCGACGCCTTTGCAGCTGAGGGATCTTACGACGAAGGAGGGGAGGGACGTGTGCGAGCTCCTCTTGCCCCAAAAGGCGGAAGACCTGATGACGCTCATCCGCCGATCCATGTACCGCCACCCCCAGTGGATCCCCGCCTTCTGGCTCCAAGATTTCATCGAGGTCGGTAACCTTACCACCGcttcctttatcattatcgatacTCCACAAAACAATCTCCGTTTACCCTGGTCTCACATGCATGTCTTGTGTTGTGATGGACCCACTATGTGTGCCACGTGGAACATCTAATCATTGGGTATGTTCTTGAGCGTATACAGTAGTATAAGCGAGTGTCTTGGTGTTGTCGCTATGGGTCTCCATACGAGATCCCCAATGACGAGGCGGGTAACGGCGAGTACGGTAGAAAAGGCACTTCATTGGATAAGTTTTACCCCTAGTAAGGCGAATCAACCCAATCGGGTATTCTTTCGGGATCATCTGGTGGATAATCTTTAGCCGTACGATTAACGCGAAGAACACATTACGAATTGAGTTGATTGTAGGTGTTCTTCAGGCATCGCCTTCATCACATTGGATGGTTGTTAGGAGGAGATTGGTCGGGGCACAAATTTACTTTGTGCTTTTTCTTGCTTTACGATCTCTTTTTCATCTTATTTTGGATGGGATCAAGATACATGATTATTTATGATCTTTTATTGCCTAAGCTCTTCTCGTTTTTTATACAGATTTAGCGTATCAGACTCCATCCCGATTTATATTTATCGGAAGAGCCAGGCCACAGTGAGACCTGCTCCGTCTCCACTGCTGCCTCCAATCACGAGGTACGGGGATTGTCCTCGTGATATTGATCGAGCGGATGATGGTGTGTGTCCAAGGGCAATCCCGTTCCGAATCAACCTTGAGAAGTCATCCGGTGTGATGGCACTTTTCATAGTGGTCCACGCGTGTGGATCTGATGCTATACgtatactttaaagtttaaagtaTATATCAGGTGACCGAATGGACATGTTTTGATCTGTGTAATAATACACAAATCGATCAATCCGGATGTCTGAACAGAGATCACTGTTTGTTTAGTTGATATGGTGGTATGGGCAAATAGGGTAGGAGAAGTTGGGTTTAGATTTCTGGTTTATTCTTCAGGTGCATTTAGGATGAGGGCAGGCAGGTCACATGGATCACAAAGAAGTTTATACACGTTGTCATTGCCCGGCACGTCTTTCTTATTGCATGTCCCGCCGGCAGACATCCCCTACCCCCTCCTGGGCCTTGCATACAAGGAATCTTTTAAGACATCACTGAAGCTCCTCGGTTTGGCTTTGCTTGCGGCATGGGATCTTAGTAGATTTCAAGTAGCTTGCTTGCCAAAGCATTGTTCGTTCTTCCATGGCTTTGTTCTCTGcttataacttttcttttctccCTGTGTTAGATATTTCAGAGAGTACCTAGAAAATTGATAATCTCGGGAGGAAACATAGTCTCAAAAAACTAGTAAAGTTGTTTGACTTTGTGATTGACAGTTATGATGGACTCATGCATGTGTACTTAAGGTGACTTGACGAAGTTGGCAAGGTCAAGATATTTTTCTCATTACCTTCCTTATCCGTATTAACTTCAATGCATTTATGTGAATTAAATGTTTGACGGGTCCATGGTCGATCTTAGGCATCGGGTAGTAATCAGCACTCAAGGAAAATTAGAATAAAAGAAGCAAAATCCTATTAACATTAGCATTATTGTTGGGGCATTGCAGCTTCTTGTCTTTATTGTTGCTGTTGTAATTTGTATCAGCATTCAATGTTCGTTGGTTGACAAGGCAACAGTGTATTTAGTGGCTTTAGTGAGGTTAGCAAAGTAAACCAAGTCAAGTATATTGTTGTAATTGTAATAGATCTCAGGTTCAAATTTGATGCAAGTTCATCCTTCTACTTTCATTGTCCCTATCAGCTCTGAGTGCCTCACTGTAGAGAAATGAATGCTCACTGTCCCTATCAGTTTGTGTTCTCAGTGCATCACTGTAGAAAAAAGAATTGTGTTGGGTTGGGTCTATCTACTAGTCTTTACGTGCGAGGGTGAATGTTTGTCTAGGCTTATGCTTAATCATGTTAATTTTGATCCTCGGTGGCTCATTTTCTTATGGATAGGATTTGTCGTTTCGAGTATCGGACCCATCTAAGAGATTTGTCGGTATTAGTTTATACTGTTCTTATGTTTGTCTGCATTTTGATGACTAATCGGATCAGTATATACTGTTCGTACCTTATCGACTTGAGTGGTACAGTAAACCTGGCTTGTAGAGGCCTAATCCATCTTTTGTATGCGCTGCAGGTGATATATGAGAAGGAAAGGAAAGAGAGGACAGAACTGCTGAAAAGACTTCTTGAAAAGGGGATTGACTTGGACCCAATTCCTGTTCTTGATCAGGTAAATAAGCTAATGAAGCAGCCAAAGTTTGACACCAATGTAGACATTAGATTATTGTGAATTCAAAAACAATTTTTTGGCAGGAAATGATGCTCCCAGGTTTCATGGTCGTCTAACAAATTTAGCAAGATCATGTTTGTATTTAATGAATTTAATTTATGTCTTGCTCTTGGATCAATTTACACATTACACATAAATTAGGGGAACTAAATGCCAAACTCTCTGCAGTTAGGGGAACTGCGTTGCTGAACCTGTATGTCACTTCTTAGTATTATGAGCATTCAGATTTGGCTACTGATCAATAATACTGATTTTAACAACTTCATACATCGGATCAACTTTTGATTTGAAATTTGAGAAGAGAAATATGACGGATGTACTGACTAAAATATGTATGCATCATTGGTCATACTCGAAATGAAAAAGATAAGGAGAAATATCTAGGTCATGTATCAAACACCAATTAAGGTGGAAAAAGGTGGCTAAAActgcttttattttgattgaacaaCTACTACAACCCTACTGTAGCTCTAAAACAATTGGCACCTAACACCATCAACATAGTTTATGAAGTACCTTCATTTTTAGCTTGGAGATGTATGATCAtggtgattttgttttcttactaGGACACTCTTATAATATGGGgtgacaaagatgatatttttccGCTCTCATTTGCTCATCAATTACACAGGTACTCACTGTTCTCAGCACTGGTATCTATTTCTTTTATGCATAAATTAGGATAGCAGGATTTCTTTCAAACTCATACAAACACAAAGTACATTGATTTTGGTAAATATCACCAATCATTGTCGATAAAGATTTTAGCTGTTGATATCATTATTAAACCTGAATTACCTAATTGCAACTGAGATTGCACCGTTTTTTATTTCTCAAAAGAAGTGGTTCTTTTTCATTCCAATAACAAGTCATACAATATTCTTGTATCAATGGCTTTGACATCACATAGAAAAATATGAACTTACGCTTGTTGGTATTTGTTCCTCAAGCAATTATTACAATAGTAAACATACCAAATTCTTTGCATGATTGTCTCATTTAAGATGTTGTTAAATATGTCTACCTCTTCTGGCTGATCAACTTTAGTAACATTTCTGTTTCTtaattgattgattttttttccttttaactaTTAACATAGTGGTTTGCAGATGTTAAATGAGTATACTAGATTTTCCAAAGCCTGCTTATAATGCTTAGTGAATATAcatctattttatattttaaattattccaACATATTTTTTAATCGACGTCAATGCCTATTATATCCATAGTGATGGGATAGAGCAAAGCTTGAATAAGACTTTtcacaaaaatatttttgaagCCACTTAGCTACTACTCTTCTTACTAATACTTCATGAACAAGTATTGCTTATGTTCTGTCTCCACAAAAAAGTTCTATGATTTGGGAATTGCACTTATCATCATCTGTGTCCATCTCAAGTCTTTAACCATGGGAGATCTGTTAATTAGTTGGGTTTCTGACAAACTTGCTGAGATAGGTCTagcatccatatatatatattttatttacattttatttgatataattatGTATTATGGCAGCCACATAAGTATTCTTTTTCTCACAAAACAGACATCTGGGAGAGAAGTCAAGGTTGGAGGTACTCACAGATGCTGGTCATGCATTGCAATTGGAAAAACCTGATGAGGTTAACTACCTGATTGAACAGTTTATTAAGGGTGTGGCTGGTATCAACTTATCGTAGCCTATGATTACAATGAAACGTAAGATTATGTATGGTGCTCGGGAAGGGAGAAGATGTGCACCCTCAATAACTTCGAATGTCAAAAGGACAAAAAAAAGAAGCTTGTCTCCAGTTGTTTGTGTTAAGATTTCATAATACAATAAATAATCATTGTGTATGAGATGGGCAGCATTAAGAACAAGAATCAAAAGCATGAAATGCAACATGTATATAACAATATCTAGCTGTAATCTCCCAATAATTAGGGTCAGgctatattttgattttttttattgtcatttaACTCCATTGGAAGTGATATTGTAAATCAATTTGATAGTAACTCTACCTTTTCTTATGTCTGTTTCCATTTGATCTcacataattaataataattatttacttatatttatgGGTCAATATATCTTATCACTAATATATAGTATACCTAAACTCATATACCAACCGTGTTTCATTTGTATACCTATTCGGCAAATAAGACTCCCATTAACTTTATATAAATTGCTTGCCGATTTCAGCTTCCGACAAAATCGTAAGTGTTCGTCTAGTTAATtttgaagaaaaatatatatagaaaaaaatCACTTCATATAGTATTACCATtggtttaataatatatatatatatattgtgtgtgtgtgtataatgtTAATCATAATTAGTAGCCCTTCAATCCAAGGAATCATCTCCGCTGCTCCTCGGCCATCAGCTTCGCCTTTGTCCGAGGAAAACGTCCATCTTCCGGCCACTGTCGAGGCTCCTCTCCTCTAGGGTTAGTAGCTCCCGGCTGCTTCCGTGTGCGCTTTCGCAACTTATTGAAGTTTAAATGCTATCTtttttctctctatttctctttggGATATTGGGATTGGGTGGAATATTAGTTGCacgccagttatctgttgaattgaCTATGTGATGTTTagtccattttttttttcttactttgtTTATGTTAATATTTCGTTCTGAGTTTAGTGCCATTGAAGTAACAGTGGCGACTTGTGGACAATTTTGGATTAATAGATATGATTCTTAATATGTCTCTGGTGTAACTCTCGTTTGAAAATTTGTTAATATTCAAATTTATCTCATTCTATCATTTCTTTATTTGTCTCTCAATTCACATTTGGAGATGAAGGGAATTTTATTGAGGGTTGCCGAATGAATTGTTTTGTTCAAACTTGTTTATGTCAAAGCTAAAACCTCTTCATTGTAGTGTATTTAATTTGAGAAATCAGTACTAAACCATGACTTTATCTTAGATTATGATTAGGATCTAAAAATGTTGCCTAAGGTTTTCAAATGAATTTTATGTTGTTTTATCGCAATTCAGTGTACAAGATGGTGTTTCAATTATCTTTTGTTTTTTGTAAGAGATGTCGATACTTTTTAAAAGTTGCAAATTTGCAAATTTATGATGACCATGTGCTCTGATCAATTCTGagatataagcttcaagttgatacaAGGATTACTGCATACTTATGCTTACCTTGTAATATGGTCGTAATATAACGTTGAATGTTCTATATTTAAAGTAGCCAAACTCCATTAACACATCATTCAATGGATAAAAATCAGACccttaattatattattaattaacaAGTTTATGTGTTATTCCTATAGCAACTCAACATTCATAAATACTAAATGCACTTATGATATGTCTCTTCTTTATTTCTAGCAACTGAACATCTACACAGTAAAACTATGAGACTTCTGTGATTAATCTTTACTcctgtttttgtgttttttgtgtATGCTTTATAAAATATAAAGTGTCTATTGTCAAATTAGATTGTGTCTGAATTGTGTTGGACTTCAAATTAGACCCTTAATTAGGTAAACCTTCTCAATGCCAGTCTAATCCAAATTCTGAAAGGCCCAACCCCAATGTCTGGCTTTTTGCAGCCTGTTCCTTCAGGGCTTTTCAGCAGAGTTTGAAATAGcatatttatcattataaattCTAATGTAGCATCTATGTGTCACTCCAAAGGTTAAGAACCGGTGTTATGTCATGGATGTTAATATCCATCGAAAAACTTAGGTTAACAATTATTAACCaatttacttagttgtttgagttAAACAAGTATATAAACACCCAACATTCATCCAGAAAGTTTAGttgaatcaattttaatcatcattAATATTAATGCATTCAAGTTAAATATCTAAAGTACTCCTAGTACTTTAAAAATGACAATGAGcttttgatggattttagtataAATTAGAGTTTTAAGTAATGGTTAACTTATAGTTAATTTATAAGTTTTAGAATTAGGAGAGATTTATGCTATGCATAAAATCATTGAGTTTTAAAGGAATATATGTAATTTTGCCTTCAATTATGAAGCTCAAATCAAGCAAAGGAATAAAGAGAGGTTGGTCCCTGAACCAACTTTTGATAAAAATTTCGAATCCCAGGGaagatggattagattccccagaGGATTTCCTCGGGAACCCAAGTCAACCAGTTTCAATCCAATACATCATCCAGCTTAGATTTGTACGGACGTTAGCTTTTGTTGCTGCAGTGAAATCTAGCAGCAGCTCTTTCCATAGCCTATGTAGGATGGCTTTGCTCCAAGACACAGATGCATCAGAGTAGCAGCACGTTTCCCAAGTCAAGTCATTGTTTATTGTTTCTTTGCATGTATCTTTCTCTTATCTGGTCTGCCCTGATCTGACTCACCTCCTGCACCTCGACAAACAATCTTGTCCCAATGGTTCCATGCTACAAAGCAGACATTTCACCTTAGAATATATTGGCAGTGTTCATGTATTCAGACGTGTACATGTATCTACTAAGAATTGATCTACTCACAAACATAGCTACAATAAAATTGATTGTCATAAACAATTTCCAAGATTAGTTGCAATATTTCTCTAAAGTATTTAAAGTCCTTCATTCTCTTTTGATTGTAATATTTCTTACTGCTTCTTACTCTACTGTAATGATTAATTTTGTCTATCTAGTTGTTGCATTCATACAATATCTTTAGGCATACCCTTTTCGTCTCATTTTATTCCTGTATGTAAATGTTATTTTCATTAAAAAGGTGTTGATATGGAAGATATATTTATTTGATAGAGAATCCGACATTAAAAACTTGACTCGGATTGGAATACAGAAGCCAAAAAGATAGGAGAAAAAAGAGTACATAGCGAAAATATATTAAACTTCTGGAAGATCGATCGACCGATCTCTCTATTCAGGATTAGAATCAGGTGTGGTCAGTACTAATTAATAATTTGATCTTGATTGGCTAAATCAACATGAGAATTGCATGTTATTTAGAACGTGAGTTCCCCGAAGTCTGTTTGCTGCGGTGAGACATCACAGTTCTGTGGAAGTTTATGTCAGACATATGTGTAGATCTTGTGAACATATGCCTCTGTTTGGACTCTTGTTTACTTGTTAGTGGATGTAGACATATACGTGATCTTTTGGACTGAGAGTGGAGAGGTGTCAAGCACTTCGCTTTGAGAAAAAGTAGACAGGACCTGTCAACTCAAAGAAAAAGTCCAGGTTTTCGTATACCAACCGAGGCTAGTGTTATCCTTTGGACATATGGGTGTTCATAGTATCACCAACAGAAATGGACAAGCAACATGGCAGAATTGGGCGGGCGGGGGAGGGAGTACGAGAGATATAACTGGTTCCCAATGGTCTTAGTGTCTCGTTACTCCCACAGCGTGACATGAACCGACAACAAAGCTCCTCCTCTGGGGGGGGATGAAACCAAGGGGGAACACCTCCTGTTGACTTCACAACCTTCTTGGACGAAACCATTGtaattgttttatatatatatatgagccatTATAACCATTTCAGAGGATTTCTATATAGATTCGGTTTGGAGGGTGAGATCCATTCGACTCAAATCATACAAGACTGGTTAATGTTTTTGCCCATTTtactttttgttcatgaaaaaaGCTGCTACTGTAGGATGGATGTCATGTGACAATGATTGATTGATATATCCATTTTAATGATCTCTTGATGTACTCTCAAATCTGATAGCTTAAATTGTTGTTAAGAATAATAAAAAGCATGATCAGAGGAATGGACAAGTTCAATATCAGGAGGTGAAGAATGGTTTCTTTCGTGTTTGTTTGGAGCTGTTTCACGCCTGCTCTTCTTGTCGGCAACAGTATCGAGACTCATTTAATGTTGGTGTGGTTGAGTCGGCATATGAAATAGCTAGCATCTAACTTTCTGGATTTCGCTGCATGGTACTACACTTACAAGAACACATCAAAATGATGCTACAAAGGCAGAGTTTATGGGAAGGTGATATACTTTAGATACATTCTGGTTGAGTCGAGTTCAGTCCTTATTTATTCGTTCGATTTTGAAGGAGGTGATGGGTAAAATACATATGGCTGATGGTCAAACTTGATGCATCATAGCGCAGTCAGGTACTCGTAGAAGTAACAACTGTGTGCCCGGAAACCTATATCAGATGCTACAGTACATGTGAATGGTTCGATGTTGGTACGTACTCGATGCTATAGGATCGAACTTGTCGATGCTTTCAATAAGAGGTACGTGCCATCTTGTTCTTGGAGATAGGCGTGCTCGCCCTTCAAGAGGCAGGTTTATAATTCTTGAATACGTGGGTTGGCAGtcgatgcagagagagagagatgttactGGTTCCCTCCTGAGGGGCGTATCTACGATGGGAATCATGGAACG encodes:
- the LOC135628619 gene encoding uncharacterized protein LOC135628619, with the protein product MESSRSLLHLLRLFGRALLSLLRHLAAPWRLLSLVTLHEFFLHLTFLFCGLRPVTLHLDEACVHLWAPAPTRRRRLNRHALVLVHGFGGNSKWQWNHQIGALSRSFDLYIPDLVFFGSSRSAGPDRSVGFQASCIAEAMRRLGVARYSVVGISYGGFVAFRMAEGPAAGAVQRVAILASGVCATPLQLRDLTTKEGRDVCELLLPQKAEDLMTLIRRSMYRHPQWIPAFWLQDFIEVIYEKERKERTELLKRLLEKGIDLDPIPVLDQDTLIIWGDKDDIFPLSFAHQLHRHLGEKSRLEVLTDAGHALQLEKPDEVNYLIEQFIKGVAGINLS